The Strix aluco isolate bStrAlu1 chromosome 19, bStrAlu1.hap1, whole genome shotgun sequence genome contains a region encoding:
- the LOC141932107 gene encoding ankyrin repeat domain-containing protein 62-like: MREGNKSLSQQLSKAERKADGLEKEVEQLKSALLEKTSALDWTERELQKAKRQTLDWCGVCLLKDQKRADATKKAEELQQQLAQLQSENFLLRQQLGDVQNNNCLEQMRTEARLQGELADAVRKQHTAETALNASTHQCNRLKAENSRLQEDLDKAKAKACELSAQLELQSQISLKLEALNKEMGQMVTSLSARLATPGAGHTTTAPEEKQYLSLLLEVQAAAEARVEEINTAVASWRNELEQIIRAQALELERAKDKQESTALLLACAQAELKSSDKRFLVMEDIARVLRNKLNKANERLAEARRSNGDTAVRKRSVSKTRGPSVNPSGSATSERQTRSGGDCPPTSALPPNVGEAWDIPSGAAPPDSDMLKESY, encoded by the exons ATGCGAGAAGGAAACAAGAGCTTGtctcagcagctgagcaaagccgaaagaaaagctgatgggctggaaaaggaagtGGAGCAACTGAAAAGTGCCCTCTTGGAAAAGACATCGGCTTTAGACTGGACGGAAAGAGAATTACAGAAGGCCAAGAGGCAGACACTGGACTGGTGTGGTGTATGCCTTCTTAAAGATCAGAAGAGAGCAGATGCCaccaagaaggcagaagagctgcagcaacAACTGGCCCAGCTCCAAAGTGAAAACTTTTTGCTGCGTCAGCAGCTGGGAGACGTGCAGAACAACAACTGCCTGGAACAAATG AGAACAGAGGCACGGCTGCAAGGAGAGCTCGctgatgctgtcagaaagcagcacacagcagaaactgcactgaaCGCTTCGACGCACCAGTGCAATCGCCTGAAGGCAGAGAACTCCCGCTTGCAGGAGGACCTGGACAAGGCTAAGGCCAAG gcGTGCGAACTCTccgcacagctggagctgcagtcccAAATATCTCTGAAGCTCGAAGCTCTAaataaggagatgggacagaTGGTGACAAGTCTGTCAGCTCGCTTGGCGACTCCTGGCGCGGGTCACACCACAACAGCGCCGGAAGAGAAGCAATATCTGAGTCTACTCTTGGAG GTACAGGCAGCCGCTGAAGCCAGAGTAGAAGAGATCAACACCGCTGTCGCCTCTTGGAGGAACGAGCTGGAGCAGATCATTAGAGCTCAGGCTCTcgagctggagagagcaaaggacaAGCAGGAGTCGACCGCCCTGCTCCTGGCCTGCGCACAGGCAGAATTAAAGAGCTCCGACAAGCGTTTCTTGGTGATGGAGGACATTGCAAGAGTtctcagaaacaaattaaataa GGCTAATGAGAGGCTAGCAGAAGCCAGGAGGAGCAACGGCGACACTGCAGTCAGAAAGCGGAGTGTGAGCAAGACCAGGGGACCGAGCGTAAACCCATCGGGCTCAG CCACCAGTGAACGTCAAACCAGATCTGGTGGGGATTGTCCCCCGACATCTGCTCTTCCGCCAAATGTCGGCGAAGCCTGGGATATCCCTTCTGGGGCAGCACCGCCCGATAGCGACATGTTGAAGGAGAGTTATTAA